From the genome of Miscanthus floridulus cultivar M001 chromosome 10, ASM1932011v1, whole genome shotgun sequence, one region includes:
- the LOC136484752 gene encoding uncharacterized protein has protein sequence MSSDQKSDVPGGYFVGRPTNHADEKTEEPPHAAGEQNPATAQTPGDYFVGRPGSHHKQQQEAVPQQTTKQSTPSFLAKCCPCLAGGGAAE, from the exons ATGAGCAGCGACCAGAAGAGCGACGTTCctg GAGGCTACTTCGTAGGCCGTCCAACCAACCACGCCGACGAGAAGACGGAAGAACCGCCACACGCCGCCGGCGAGCAGAACCCGGCGACCGCCCAAACTCCTGGCG ATTACTTCGTTGGGCGTCCGGGGAGCCATCACAAGCAGCAACAAGAAGCAGTGCCGCAGCAAACCACTAAGCAGAGCACACCAAGCTTCTTGGCCAAATG CTGTCCGTGCCTCGCCGGAGGTGGAGCTGCGGAGTAG